In Zingiber officinale cultivar Zhangliang chromosome 6A, Zo_v1.1, whole genome shotgun sequence, a single genomic region encodes these proteins:
- the LOC121998513 gene encoding UDP-glycosyltransferase CGT-like has product MTEPQPYADRRRTPHIVFLASSGMGHLNPFLRLAAQLSARDCRVSLLTTHPTVSAAEERHIDAFFTAFPGVRRLDLHLPLLDPSELNCADPFTLRFESIRRSAHLLPRVLADASPPVSAAIVDISVASSYLPAVAEMGIPSYILFISCAAMLALCAYFPTYLATKNTFGVGDIDIPGVWTVPKSSVPVVLHDQNQLFAKQFLENGQALPKANGILVNTLHAWEPEALAALNEGKVTPDMPPVLAIGPLLPVPKMSVEGESVSAPLPWLDRQPDRSVVYVSFGNRTGMQAEQIRELGIGLKRSGLRFLWVVKSKVVDRAEVEVGLEELLGEEYLAKIKDRGMVVKDWVEQAEILRHRAVGGFLSHCGWNSVVEAALYGVRILGWPMGGDQRVSAAAMARGGLGIWVEGWSWQAEEPIKAEEISERLKDLMAVEGLRASATTMGAAAADVGGTSYQVLTHFIESLTL; this is encoded by the coding sequence ATGACCGAGCCGCAGCCGTACGCCGACCGCCGGCGAACTCCCCATATCGTCTTCCTCGCAAGCTCCGGGATGGGTCACCTCAACCCCTTCCTGCGCCTCGCGGCCCAGCTCTCCGCCCGCGACTGCCGCGTCTCCCTCTTGACCACCCATCCCACGGTCTCCGCCGCGGAGGAACGCCACATCGACGCTTTCTTCACCGCGTTCCCCGGCGTCCGCCGCCTCGACCTCCACCTCCCACTGCTCGACCCATCCGAGCTCAACTGCGCCGACCCCTTCACCCTCCGCTTCGAATCCATCCGCCGTTCGGCCCATCTGCTCCCGCGCGTTCTCGCCGACGCCTCGCCGCCAGTTTCCGCCGCAATCGTCGACATCTCGGTGGCGTCCTCCTACCTCCCAGCGGTCGCGGAAATGGGAATCCCCAGCTACATCCTCTTCATCTCCTGCGCCGCGATGCTCGCGCTCTGCGCTTACTTTCCCACCTACCTCGCCACGAAGAACACTTTCGGCGTCGGCGACATTGATATCCCCGGGGTGTGGACGGTGCCGAAATCCAGCGTCCCCGTGGTGCTGCACGACCAAAACCAGCTCTTCGCGAAGCAATTCCTCGAGAACGGGCAAGCGCTCCCAAAAGCCAACGGCATTTTAGTGAACACCTTGCATGCGTGGGAGCCCGAAGCGCTCGCGGCGCTCAATGAGGGGAAAGTGACCCCCGATATGCCCCCGGTGTTGGCGATCGGGCCGCTCCTTCCGGTACCGAAGATGAGCGTGGAAGGGGAGTCCGTCTCGGCGCCGCTCCCTTGGCTGGATCGGCAGCCGGACAGATCGGTGGTGTACGTGAGCTTTGGGAACCGGACGGGGATGCAGGCGGAGCAAATAAGGGAGTTAGGGATCGGGTTGAAGAGGAGCGGGTTGAGATTCCTGTGGGTGGTGAAGAGCAAGGTGGTGGATCGGGCGGAAGTGGAGGTGGGATTGGAGGAGCTACTGGGGGAGGAATACCTGGCTAAGATCAAGGACAGGGGGATGGTGGTGAAGGATTGGGTAGAGCAGGCGGAGATCCTGCGGCACCGGGCGGTGGGAGGCTTCTTGAGCCACTGCGGCTGGAACTCAGTGGTTGAGGCGGCACTGTACGGAGTGAGGATCCTGGGGTGGCCGATGGGCGGCGACCAGAGGGTGAGCGCAGCGGCGATGGCGCGGGGCGGATTGGGGATTTGGGTGGAAGGGTGGAGCTGGCAGGCAGAAGAGCCCATAAAGGCCGAGGAGATAAGCGAGCGGTTGAAGGATCTGATGGCCGTGGAGGGGCTGAGGGCGTCGGCCACGACGATGGGAGCCGCGGCGGCAGACGTCGGAGGAACCTCCTACCAAGTGCTAACGCACTTCATCGAGAGCTTAACGCTTTGA